A section of the bacterium SCSIO 12696 genome encodes:
- a CDS encoding penicillin-binding protein 1A — MKLPSKPLIGSLIRLTIAGIGGLLLIAASLYLYLSPKLPTVETLKAVKLQTPLRIYSQDSKLIGEFGQQRRNPIAYEDIPQNLVYAILAAEDSRFFEHKGIDPRGLARAVKQMVVSGQRQGGGSTLTMQVARNFFLSKKKEFTRKFNEILLSFRIEDELTKEEIFSLYANKMFLGKRAYGVQAAANVYYGKTIDELSLAQTAMIAVLFQLPSTQNPINDPDSSLERRNWILGRMHTLGRISEEDYQTAVAEPVTATYHGPRTELNAPYVSEMVRLEAKQIVANLNRSDAYQDTPIDMMNDGLRIYTTLDSTLQKSARRSLRDGLVTYDQRHGYRGPERNYSDSEQWPQVLKDTPVVGDLIPAIVSNIQEQQLTLLIRSGELVTLNWEDDLKQVRGFITTNRYRKFKSVAEEFTVGDLVRLKQKTRGGWALSQIPRAQSALVALSPEDGAIRSLVGGFDFDQSQYNRITQAKRQPGSNFKPFIYTAALNSGMTAASTISGASISMADSLLEGYWQPENDGGEVYGETRIRKGLYKSLNTVSIRLLRTIGLNAAINGASRFGFDPNALPDNFTLALGSHAVPPLEVARGYAVFANGGYLIDPYLIERVEDVYGNILFQANPARVPQEIAEEETQPPESAVDQLDLEQAEQELEQLGIDIWAQQNNSDSGQLDEQPQQEAEADSSTESEAEAKPESKVAPRVIEPRIAYIMDSILKDVIRKGTGVKAKQLKRNDIAGKTGTTNDAKDAWFSGYSPHIVATAWVGFDDNSPLGSREYGGSAALPIWIEFMRTALRNQPDEPRLQPDGLVQVRIDPKTGKRVNSSHPGAVFEIFRREHLPPEPESSVGGNIERELLNEELL; from the coding sequence ATGAAGTTACCCTCAAAACCGCTAATCGGCTCCCTGATACGCCTGACCATCGCTGGAATCGGCGGGCTATTGCTAATAGCGGCAAGCCTTTACCTATACCTTAGCCCTAAATTACCCACCGTTGAAACCCTGAAAGCGGTAAAACTGCAAACGCCTTTGAGAATTTATTCACAAGATTCGAAACTTATTGGTGAATTTGGTCAGCAGCGGCGCAACCCCATTGCCTACGAGGATATTCCTCAAAATCTGGTGTACGCCATTCTGGCAGCGGAAGACAGCCGCTTTTTTGAGCATAAAGGCATAGACCCCAGAGGGCTGGCACGAGCCGTCAAGCAAATGGTAGTGAGCGGCCAGCGCCAGGGCGGCGGCAGCACATTGACCATGCAGGTAGCGCGCAATTTCTTCCTCAGCAAAAAGAAAGAGTTCACCCGCAAGTTCAATGAAATCCTGTTGTCGTTTCGCATTGAAGATGAGCTGACCAAAGAAGAGATATTTTCTCTTTACGCCAACAAGATGTTTTTGGGTAAACGCGCCTATGGCGTGCAAGCTGCCGCCAACGTGTACTATGGCAAAACAATCGACGAGCTGAGCCTGGCACAAACCGCCATGATCGCCGTCCTGTTTCAGCTGCCTTCCACCCAAAACCCCATCAACGACCCAGACTCCTCGCTGGAAAGGCGCAACTGGATCCTCGGCCGCATGCACACCCTGGGTCGAATCAGTGAAGAGGACTACCAAACAGCCGTCGCTGAGCCTGTAACCGCCACTTATCACGGCCCCCGCACTGAACTCAATGCGCCTTACGTATCTGAAATGGTGCGCCTGGAAGCCAAACAGATTGTTGCCAACCTGAACCGCAGTGACGCTTACCAGGACACCCCCATCGACATGATGAACGATGGCCTGCGTATCTACACCACACTGGACAGCACCTTGCAAAAGAGCGCACGCCGCTCACTGCGTGATGGGCTGGTCACTTACGACCAACGCCACGGCTATCGCGGCCCGGAGCGCAACTACAGTGATTCAGAGCAATGGCCGCAAGTGCTGAAAGACACGCCCGTGGTGGGCGATCTGATCCCAGCTATTGTCAGTAATATCCAAGAACAGCAGCTCACATTGCTAATCCGCTCTGGCGAACTGGTTACTCTCAACTGGGAAGACGACCTCAAACAGGTGCGTGGTTTTATTACCACTAATCGCTACCGCAAATTCAAAAGCGTGGCTGAAGAGTTTACGGTTGGCGATTTGGTGAGGCTCAAACAAAAGACCAGAGGTGGCTGGGCGCTTTCACAGATACCCCGAGCACAATCAGCACTGGTGGCCCTATCCCCCGAAGACGGCGCCATCAGATCTCTGGTAGGCGGGTTTGATTTTGACCAAAGCCAATACAATCGCATCACCCAGGCCAAGCGCCAACCCGGCTCCAACTTCAAACCTTTTATATACACTGCCGCCCTGAACAGTGGTATGACCGCCGCTTCTACCATCAGTGGGGCCAGTATTTCCATGGCAGACAGTTTGCTGGAAGGTTATTGGCAGCCGGAGAACGACGGAGGCGAGGTGTATGGGGAAACCCGTATTCGCAAAGGCCTGTACAAATCCCTGAATACCGTCTCCATACGCTTGTTGCGCACCATTGGCCTCAATGCGGCTATCAATGGGGCCTCTCGGTTTGGCTTTGACCCCAATGCCTTACCAGATAACTTTACCTTGGCGCTGGGCAGTCACGCGGTACCACCACTGGAGGTAGCCAGAGGCTACGCGGTATTTGCCAATGGCGGTTACCTGATAGATCCCTACCTGATTGAGCGGGTGGAAGACGTTTACGGCAATATCTTGTTCCAAGCTAACCCTGCTCGGGTACCTCAAGAAATAGCTGAAGAAGAGACTCAACCACCAGAGTCTGCCGTTGACCAACTGGATCTGGAGCAGGCCGAACAGGAGCTGGAACAACTGGGTATCGACATTTGGGCACAACAGAACAATAGCGATTCGGGTCAGCTCGACGAACAGCCGCAACAAGAAGCAGAGGCCGATTCCAGCACAGAGTCTGAAGCCGAAGCCAAGCCCGAATCAAAAGTCGCTCCGCGAGTCATCGAGCCCCGCATCGCCTATATTATGGATTCGATATTAAAGGACGTTATTCGCAAAGGCACGGGGGTTAAAGCCAAACAACTCAAGCGCAACGACATCGCGGGCAAAACCGGCACCACTAACGACGCCAAAGATGCCTGGTTCTCCGGCTACAGCCCCCACATTGTCGCCACCGCCTGGGTGGGCTTTGATGACAACAGTCCGCTGGGCAGCCGCGAATACGGCGGCTCGGCAGCGCTGCCTATTTGGATCGAGTTTATGCGCACCGCGTTGCGGAACCAGCCGGACGAGCCACGACTACAGCCCGACGGCCTGGTTCAGGTTCGCATCGACCCCAAAACTGGAAAGCGCGTCAACAGCAGCCATCCCGGCGCTGTTTTCGAAATATTTCGCCGGGAACACCTGCCCCCTGAGCCAGAGAGCAGTGTTGGCGGCAATATTGAGCGAGAATTGCTGAACGAAGAATTGCTTTAG
- a CDS encoding PilN domain-containing protein has translation MALINLLPWREEQRQEKKKEFLGILMLVLIVSLLAAFVWHSVVEGRIDNQRERNQMLQDNIKLLENDLREINTLEEKKKLWLARMDVIQGLQSNRAEVVKVFDQFARAIPDGAFLSEMELTNESSLSLVGFAESNARVSSFMRRLDESEKFDKAGSLTMGKDETLGEDGTQFEFKASIVKPNSLADDASGENNNNNGGEG, from the coding sequence ATGGCACTGATTAACTTACTCCCCTGGCGGGAAGAGCAGCGCCAGGAGAAGAAAAAAGAATTTCTTGGCATTTTGATGCTGGTACTGATTGTTTCTTTGCTGGCTGCTTTTGTCTGGCATTCCGTGGTCGAAGGTCGCATCGATAACCAGCGAGAGCGCAACCAAATGCTGCAGGACAACATTAAGCTTCTGGAAAACGATCTGAGAGAGATCAATACACTGGAAGAGAAGAAAAAACTGTGGTTGGCTCGTATGGACGTGATTCAGGGGCTACAAAGTAACCGCGCTGAAGTAGTGAAGGTGTTTGATCAGTTTGCCCGGGCGATTCCAGATGGGGCATTTTTATCCGAAATGGAATTGACCAACGAATCTAGCTTGTCCTTGGTGGGCTTTGCAGAATCCAATGCACGTGTTTCATCTTTTATGCGTCGCCTGGATGAATCGGAAAAGTTTGACAAAGCGGGATCGCTGACCATGGGTAAAGATGAAACCTTGGGAGAGGATGGAACCCAGTTTGAGTTTAAAGCTTCTATAGTCAAACCTAACTCACTGGCAGATGATGCCAGTGGCGAGAATAACAATAATAATGGAGGAGAAGGCTAA
- a CDS encoding pilus assembly protein PilP has protein sequence MKRKVHKCSLLLAALSLAACSSDSSHQDLRQYMAEQKQQTGGQIDPLPTAQPYKTAKYDAFLLRSPFEEPEVIIPGFVRNTSGKKTVKPDENRVREYLEDFSFSALSMMGSMTQQGQIWSLLDDGTGTIHRVTVGNYIGKNHGRITSISKGKLQVIEIVSDGKGGWLEKPRTLSLEVKE, from the coding sequence ATGAAGCGTAAAGTTCACAAGTGCTCTCTTCTTCTGGCAGCTTTGTCTTTAGCTGCCTGTAGCAGTGACAGCAGCCATCAGGATTTGCGTCAGTATATGGCAGAGCAAAAGCAACAAACTGGTGGCCAGATTGATCCGCTGCCTACCGCCCAGCCCTACAAAACCGCCAAGTACGATGCGTTTTTGTTACGCAGCCCATTCGAAGAGCCAGAAGTCATCATTCCTGGTTTCGTGCGCAATACCAGTGGCAAGAAAACTGTTAAGCCCGATGAAAATCGCGTGCGCGAGTATTTGGAAGACTTCAGTTTCTCGGCGCTTTCGATGATGGGTTCTATGACGCAGCAAGGCCAGATTTGGTCTTTGTTGGATGATGGTACTGGCACTATTCATCGGGTAACAGTGGGCAACTATATTGGCAAGAACCACGGGCGCATTACGTCTATCAGCAAAGGCAAATTGCAAGTGATTGAAATCGTATCCGATGGCAAAGGTGGCTGGTTGGAAAAACCGCGCACTTTGTCATTAGAGGTCAAGGAATAA
- the aroK gene encoding shikimate kinase AroK, whose protein sequence is MKYTNNIFLVGPMGTGKTTIGRQLASALRMGFVDLDQAIEESCGADITWIFDVEGEQGFRRRESQVLQQLSEQSGVVLATGGGAVLAAENRQILKQKGVVVYLCSTIEQLLERTRKDRKRPLLQVDNPRDVLEKLMEQREPLYQEVADVVSTSRDQRPHLAAEELAEQLRPYLAL, encoded by the coding sequence ATGAAATATACAAATAATATTTTTCTGGTGGGCCCAATGGGAACCGGTAAAACTACCATTGGACGGCAACTGGCCAGTGCTTTGAGAATGGGTTTTGTAGATCTGGACCAGGCTATTGAGGAAAGCTGTGGTGCCGATATTACCTGGATCTTCGATGTGGAAGGTGAACAGGGGTTTCGCCGTCGGGAATCCCAGGTGTTGCAACAGTTATCAGAGCAATCCGGAGTCGTATTGGCCACAGGTGGAGGTGCAGTATTGGCTGCGGAGAACCGTCAAATACTCAAACAAAAGGGTGTAGTGGTATATCTGTGCTCTACTATTGAGCAGCTATTGGAGCGTACTCGCAAGGACCGCAAGCGTCCCCTTCTGCAAGTAGACAATCCTCGTGACGTGTTAGAAAAATTGATGGAGCAGCGAGAACCACTGTACCAAGAGGTAGCTGATGTGGTTAGTACATCCCGCGATCAACGTCCTCACTTGGCGGCTGAAGAACTTGCAGAGCAACTGCGCCCTTATTTGGCCCTTTAA
- a CDS encoding pilus assembly protein PilM, with product MGLLQFLDKRPKSLLGLDITSSAVKLLELSGTRDRLRVESYLVRPLPANTVVEKNINDVSVLAENIRKLLNQSHSKLKDVAVSVSGSSVITKVIEAPSGLSDQGMEAHIALEADQYIPYQLDEVAIDFEVLGPSESNPDQVDVLLAACRKENIDQRSEALVEAGLAPRVVDVEVYAVERAFSLLAQGDQDMQSQVVAIADIGATMLTLSVLVDGKTVYTREQLFGGKQVTEEIQRRYGLSVEEAGQAKKQGGLPEDYQSEILDPFKEALIQQISRSLQFFFSSSQYNYVDQLMLAGGVAAMEGLRDEVEEKLGLPTMVANPFAGMSVSKNVNAVALANDAPAMLVAAGLALRSFE from the coding sequence ATGGGATTATTACAGTTCTTGGATAAACGCCCAAAAAGCTTGTTGGGGTTGGATATTACTTCCTCAGCCGTGAAGCTTTTGGAGCTCAGTGGCACCCGCGACCGGCTCCGGGTTGAAAGTTATCTGGTGAGACCTCTTCCCGCCAATACCGTGGTGGAGAAAAACATCAATGATGTCAGTGTCTTGGCGGAGAATATTCGCAAGCTACTGAATCAGTCTCACAGTAAGCTTAAAGACGTTGCTGTGTCTGTTTCTGGTTCCTCTGTAATTACCAAGGTGATTGAAGCCCCTTCTGGTCTCAGTGATCAGGGAATGGAGGCCCATATCGCTCTGGAAGCGGATCAATACATTCCTTACCAGCTGGACGAAGTCGCCATCGACTTTGAGGTGCTTGGGCCTTCCGAGAGCAATCCCGATCAAGTAGATGTACTACTTGCCGCTTGCCGCAAAGAGAACATTGATCAGCGTTCTGAAGCGTTGGTTGAAGCAGGGTTGGCGCCAAGGGTTGTGGACGTTGAAGTTTATGCGGTTGAGCGAGCCTTTAGCTTACTCGCTCAGGGCGATCAGGATATGCAAAGCCAAGTAGTGGCGATTGCGGACATCGGTGCCACTATGCTGACGCTCAGCGTGTTGGTGGATGGCAAAACTGTTTATACCCGGGAACAGCTGTTTGGTGGCAAACAGGTTACCGAAGAGATACAGCGGCGCTACGGCCTTTCTGTTGAGGAAGCGGGCCAAGCCAAAAAACAGGGTGGGTTACCAGAGGACTATCAGTCTGAAATCCTCGACCCGTTCAAAGAAGCCCTTATTCAACAGATTTCCCGCTCTCTGCAATTTTTCTTCTCTTCCAGTCAATACAACTACGTGGATCAGCTGATGCTCGCTGGGGGTGTGGCTGCCATGGAGGGGTTGAGAGATGAGGTGGAAGAAAAGCTGGGGCTGCCTACTATGGTAGCCAACCCTTTTGCCGGTATGTCTGTGTCCAAAAATGTGAATGCGGTGGCTTTGGCAAACGATGCCCCAGCCATGTTGGTGGCAGCGGGGCTTGCGCTGAGGAGTTTTGAATAA
- the cysQ gene encoding 3'(2'),5'-bisphosphate nucleotidase CysQ, with protein sequence MYRQYLEQLEPLMQQASAAALAVYEQRDRWQVTAKSDDSPVTAADLAAHKVLVEGLPKIADIPVLSEESDITPFLERCRWQRYWLVDPLDGTKEFINGNGEFTVNVALIEVGRPVLGVVSVPVSGDVYMGADGIGATKNQKPIHCRQLEAGQIPKVVASRRHGSEEGRQALANIEAYFGEVELVQVGSSLKFCLIAEGNADCYPRFAPTCEWDTAAAQAVLEAAGGKVLGLDGKALGCNQKDSLLNPFFVGVGAGATPWLTILAGS encoded by the coding sequence ATGTACCGACAGTATTTGGAACAGTTGGAACCGTTGATGCAGCAGGCGTCGGCGGCGGCGCTAGCGGTTTATGAGCAGAGAGACCGCTGGCAGGTGACCGCAAAAAGTGATGATTCTCCGGTAACCGCAGCAGACTTGGCTGCACATAAAGTGCTTGTTGAAGGTTTGCCCAAAATCGCGGATATTCCGGTGCTTTCTGAGGAGAGTGACATTACTCCGTTTCTTGAGCGGTGTCGTTGGCAGCGTTATTGGCTGGTTGATCCACTGGATGGCACCAAAGAGTTTATCAACGGCAATGGCGAATTCACGGTAAATGTGGCGTTGATAGAGGTGGGTCGACCAGTATTGGGGGTGGTGTCTGTGCCGGTATCCGGCGATGTATATATGGGCGCTGATGGAATAGGGGCGACTAAAAACCAGAAGCCTATTCATTGCCGCCAGCTTGAAGCCGGTCAGATCCCGAAGGTGGTTGCCAGTCGGCGTCACGGTTCTGAGGAAGGTAGGCAGGCATTGGCGAATATAGAAGCCTACTTTGGTGAGGTGGAGTTGGTTCAGGTAGGCAGCTCGTTAAAGTTTTGCCTGATTGCTGAAGGTAACGCGGATTGTTACCCGCGCTTTGCCCCCACCTGTGAATGGGATACCGCCGCTGCTCAAGCAGTATTAGAGGCGGCAGGCGGCAAGGTGCTTGGCCTGGATGGCAAGGCGCTTGGCTGCAACCAAAAGGATTCGCTGCTCAACCCGTTTTTTGTTGGGGTAGGGGCAGGTGCTACCCCGTGGTTGACCATTCTTGCAGGTAGCTAA
- the pilQ gene encoding type IV pilus secretin PilQ — translation MNRYKNKTMNTLFAAFACWAISALAVAAPVTLDNVDFASLPGDRFQVVMTFSEAPPEPSDLAMADPARLVLDFPGVQSNLEQKRYSLSFENARSFTALSAGERTRVVLSLQQMTPYTSRVEGNVLTLEVGATASQVAEVSQATKVHTAGYNGDVPGSSSVANVDFERGEGGEGRVIIDLSNPNVNIDINQVGNEIHVNFYQTGLPENLDRRLDVVDFATPVKSIDSSRRGSTTHVAIGALGEYEYSAYQVDSQYVIEVKPLTPQELEEQRSKFAYTGEKMTLNFQDVSVRAVLSVIADQVGINIVVSDAVDGNITLNLNDVPWDHALDVILKTKGLDKRQEGNVIHVGLAEDIAEQERLQVEVNKQLQELAPLRTEYIRISYANAEELFELYRTEAAENGSSLNRGELKVDSRTNTIIITDTDDNIANFRRLVKELDIPIRQVRIEARIVTANSDFREELGAQWRFGGAASLNGNTVGLAGEDSGFASSDADDGGGGGVLNFFENGLGGGDLTLTELVGVDLGVNEPTGSFALAFLSENAFLDLELSALEEGGHGEVVAQPSVTTGDKQEATIRTGQEVPFLEATSSGAASLQFREALLQLQVTPQITPDNRINMDLLITQDAVSGQAIGLANSTVPIIDVTSIETTALVGDGQTIVLGGIFQLDERRDTRKVPLLGDIPYVGRLFRNESERYEKTEILIFITPKIIDDALNQ, via the coding sequence ATGAATAGGTATAAAAACAAAACAATGAACACACTATTTGCTGCTTTCGCCTGTTGGGCAATATCCGCACTGGCAGTTGCAGCTCCGGTTACCTTGGATAATGTGGACTTTGCATCCCTTCCCGGTGATCGCTTTCAGGTGGTAATGACATTCTCAGAAGCGCCTCCAGAGCCCAGTGATCTGGCGATGGCTGACCCCGCCCGTTTGGTGTTGGACTTTCCTGGTGTCCAGAGCAACTTGGAACAAAAGCGCTACTCCTTGTCCTTTGAAAATGCGCGCAGCTTTACCGCATTGAGTGCCGGTGAACGCACCCGAGTGGTGCTCAGCTTACAACAAATGACTCCTTACACTTCGCGCGTTGAAGGCAATGTACTGACGTTGGAGGTGGGTGCCACCGCAAGTCAGGTGGCTGAAGTATCTCAGGCCACCAAAGTACATACAGCAGGTTACAACGGTGATGTTCCCGGATCGTCCTCTGTGGCCAATGTGGATTTTGAGCGTGGCGAGGGTGGTGAAGGCCGCGTCATTATTGATTTGTCCAACCCCAATGTGAATATTGATATCAATCAGGTAGGCAATGAAATTCATGTGAATTTCTATCAGACTGGTTTACCGGAGAACCTGGATCGCCGTTTGGATGTGGTGGATTTCGCAACACCGGTTAAATCCATTGACAGTTCCCGTCGTGGCTCCACGACTCACGTTGCCATTGGTGCTTTAGGCGAGTATGAATACTCGGCTTACCAGGTGGACAGTCAGTATGTTATCGAGGTAAAGCCCCTGACTCCCCAAGAGTTGGAAGAGCAGCGCTCTAAATTCGCTTACACTGGCGAAAAAATGACTCTGAACTTCCAGGACGTATCTGTACGTGCTGTGTTATCGGTGATTGCCGATCAGGTGGGCATCAACATCGTTGTGTCTGACGCAGTGGATGGAAATATCACCCTGAATTTGAATGATGTGCCTTGGGATCATGCTCTCGACGTAATTCTCAAGACCAAGGGGCTCGACAAGCGTCAGGAAGGCAATGTGATCCACGTGGGTTTGGCCGAGGATATTGCTGAGCAGGAACGCTTACAGGTTGAAGTCAACAAACAGCTTCAAGAGCTAGCACCACTGCGCACGGAGTATATTCGTATCAGCTATGCTAATGCGGAAGAGCTTTTTGAGTTGTATCGCACAGAGGCTGCGGAAAATGGTAGCTCTTTGAATCGCGGCGAGCTGAAAGTCGATTCTCGTACCAACACCATTATTATCACAGATACCGACGATAATATTGCCAACTTCCGCCGCTTGGTCAAAGAACTGGATATTCCCATCCGCCAAGTGAGAATTGAGGCGCGTATTGTCACTGCCAATAGTGACTTCCGTGAGGAATTGGGTGCTCAGTGGCGCTTTGGTGGAGCAGCTAGCCTCAATGGTAATACTGTTGGTCTGGCTGGTGAGGACAGTGGTTTTGCTTCCAGTGATGCTGATGACGGCGGTGGCGGTGGCGTACTGAACTTTTTCGAAAATGGTCTGGGCGGTGGTGATTTAACCCTGACAGAGCTGGTTGGTGTTGATCTCGGTGTTAATGAGCCTACCGGCAGCTTTGCCTTGGCTTTCCTTTCCGAAAATGCTTTCCTGGATCTGGAATTAAGTGCACTTGAGGAAGGTGGGCATGGTGAAGTCGTAGCTCAGCCCAGTGTTACCACCGGGGACAAGCAAGAAGCAACAATCCGTACCGGTCAGGAGGTACCATTCCTTGAGGCTACATCAAGTGGTGCCGCCAGCCTCCAGTTCAGGGAAGCACTGTTGCAGTTGCAGGTAACGCCGCAAATTACTCCGGATAACCGCATTAATATGGATTTATTGATTACTCAGGATGCGGTCAGTGGACAGGCTATTGGTTTGGCGAACAGTACCGTGCCGATTATTGATGTTACCAGTATTGAAACCACGGCCCTTGTCGGTGATGGCCAGACAATCGTACTGGGTGGTATCTTTCAGCTGGATGAACGCAGAGATACTCGCAAAGTACCACTGTTGGGTGATATCCCTTATGTGGGTAGATTGTTCCGCAATGAGAGTGAGCGCTACGAAAAGACGGAAATCCTGATTTTTATCACGCCGAAAATTATCGATGATGCGCTAAATCAGTAA
- the aroB gene encoding 3-dehydroquinate synthase: protein MRTLTVDLADRSYPIYIGDNLLSNPEYYEPHIKGQRVCVVTNNSVAPLYLEQVKQALGNYRVDEVILPDGEQYKNLDTLNQIFTHLLEQRHNRQTTLIALGGGVVGDMTGFAAACYQRGVNFIQVPTTLLAQVDSSVGGKTAVNHPIGKNMIGAFYQPQAVIADTHVLTTLPERELQAGMAEVIKYGAINDELFFRWLEDNRELLRSGDGDAMAYAIECSCRNKAEIVSQDEREGGIRALLNFGHTFGHAIEAAGNYRQWLHGEAVAAGMIMAADLSVRLGWLQPRGLERLRQLTEGFNLPLEAPSQFSAQQLLDLMAVDKKAQDSGLRLVLLKAIGQAVVTSDYSDTLLQETLQTVRA from the coding sequence ATGCGTACATTAACCGTTGATCTTGCCGATCGCAGTTATCCGATCTACATCGGAGACAATTTACTGTCGAACCCCGAGTATTACGAGCCCCATATCAAAGGGCAGAGAGTTTGTGTTGTTACCAATAACTCAGTGGCACCTCTTTATCTGGAGCAGGTCAAACAAGCACTTGGCAACTATCGGGTAGACGAGGTGATATTGCCGGATGGGGAACAGTACAAAAACCTGGATACTCTGAATCAGATTTTTACCCACCTGCTTGAGCAGCGTCACAATCGCCAAACTACTTTAATCGCACTAGGCGGTGGAGTGGTGGGCGATATGACCGGTTTTGCTGCCGCCTGTTATCAGCGGGGCGTAAATTTTATTCAAGTGCCCACCACCTTGCTTGCCCAAGTTGACTCCTCGGTCGGCGGCAAAACCGCAGTCAATCATCCCATTGGCAAAAATATGATTGGGGCTTTCTATCAGCCACAAGCGGTTATTGCTGATACCCATGTACTGACTACTCTTCCGGAAAGAGAACTGCAGGCTGGCATGGCGGAAGTGATCAAGTACGGTGCCATTAATGACGAACTATTTTTTCGGTGGCTTGAAGACAATCGCGAATTGCTGAGAAGTGGTGACGGCGATGCCATGGCTTATGCCATCGAGTGCTCCTGCCGCAATAAAGCGGAAATTGTCAGCCAGGATGAGCGGGAAGGGGGTATACGCGCCCTATTGAATTTCGGTCATACCTTTGGCCATGCTATTGAAGCGGCGGGCAATTATCGCCAATGGCTGCACGGCGAGGCGGTTGCTGCCGGTATGATAATGGCGGCGGATTTGTCGGTGCGTTTAGGCTGGCTTCAGCCCCGGGGCTTAGAGCGTTTAAGGCAGCTGACCGAGGGATTTAATCTGCCTCTAGAAGCCCCAAGCCAATTTTCTGCGCAACAGCTACTTGATTTGATGGCAGTGGATAAAAAAGCCCAGGATAGTGGCCTTAGGCTAGTGCTGTTAAAAGCCATTGGTCAAGCGGTAGTTACCAGTGATTACAGCGATACTCTGCTGCAAGAAACCCTTCAAACTGTACGTGCCTAA
- the pilO gene encoding type 4a pilus biogenesis protein PilO, translating to MALSDSLQEMKNFDTSELTLDNLGVWPAAYKAVALLFVVLLVLGGTYYLYISDMNTKLASDVRKERQLKQDYKKKAFDAANLEALKTQMAELEESFNNLKSQLPKDTDIPNLVDEIYDAGRGSSGVVANVAMNPERDAELFIEQPMDVVVEGGYHDFGSFVSTISALSRIVTLHDFKIARVDENSGLLRMEIKAKTYRYKAEEGEE from the coding sequence ATGGCATTGTCTGACTCCTTGCAGGAGATGAAGAACTTCGATACCTCGGAGTTGACACTCGATAACCTCGGTGTCTGGCCCGCGGCCTATAAAGCAGTTGCACTGCTGTTTGTTGTCTTACTGGTTTTGGGGGGTACTTACTACCTCTATATTAGTGACATGAACACTAAATTGGCTTCTGACGTCAGAAAAGAGCGCCAATTGAAACAGGACTACAAAAAGAAAGCTTTTGATGCGGCCAACTTGGAAGCATTGAAAACTCAAATGGCCGAGCTGGAAGAATCGTTTAATAACCTTAAAAGCCAGTTGCCCAAGGATACCGATATCCCCAACTTAGTAGATGAAATCTACGACGCGGGCCGAGGCAGTAGCGGTGTCGTCGCCAACGTCGCCATGAACCCTGAACGGGACGCTGAACTCTTTATCGAGCAGCCTATGGATGTGGTGGTTGAAGGTGGCTACCACGATTTCGGTTCATTTGTGAGCACCATTTCTGCGTTGTCGCGTATCGTAACCCTGCATGATTTCAAAATTGCCAGGGTGGACGAAAACAGTGGTTTGCTGAGAATGGAAATTAAGGCCAAAACCTATCGTTACAAAGCCGAAGAGGGGGAGGAATAA